GTCAGCTACCACCGGAAGCTGGTCTATGTTTCTTATGGTGAACTTGCGCATCACCGTATTGATGTCCTCAGAAGGCGAGGTAGTGATAACATCCCTGCGGGCAATGTCTTTAATGAGAAGAATGTCTTTAATGTCCTCATTAAAAATGAAAGGCCTGATGTCATTTATGGAAAAGATACCAACGAGATTGCCTTCTTTATCCACCACCGGAAAATAATGCTGTTCTGTGCGGCCAAAAAGATCAAGAAATTGCCTGAAGGTCATGTCTTCAGGGACCACAGCCCAGACCTTCTGGGGCTTGAAAATGTCTTTTACTTTGATGCCTGCCAGTACATCGGTAAAAAACTCACCCCTGTGCGCAGGCGAATGCACCGGGCTTGGCACCTGGGACTCATAAAGGCTTTTATAAGGTAAAAAGCGCGAAAGATAGGTTTGAATAAGATAGGCCAGCATCACCGACAAAGCTGCTGCTGGAAGGAGCTGGAACCCTCCGGTTATCTCCACCACGATCAAGCTGTTAGCAATGGGAGCACGCGCTGCAGCGCCAAAAACCGAAGCCATCCCCACTACTACGTATGCCGCTGGCGCCTGGCCAAAAAGGCTTGCCACAAAGCCCCCAAGCATTCCGCCTACAAAAAGGCTTGGGGCAAAGTCTCCTCCTGAGCCGCCTGAGCCCACGGTAAGAGAAAACGCGAGAGCCTTGGCCAGCGAAAGAAGGAGCATGGTGTCTCCTGGGATCTCGCCATCTATAGCCCGCTGAAGCCATCCGTAACCAATGCCTAGAACCTGTGGCAGAAAAAGGGCAATAATCCCCAAAAGAAGCCCCCCCAAAGCGGGCTTTAAATACGGCGGAAGAGGCATTTTCTCAAAGGAATGGTGGATGGTTCCAAAAATAACTGGCAAAAAAGCAGCCATAATCCCGCTAAAAAGCCCCAACACCGCAAAAAAGACGTATTCATGAGCTTCTTTGATAGCTATGTCGTAAGGAAGTACAAAAAGTGGCTCCCAGCCCATAAAAAAACCTGAAATGGCATAGGCTACCACCGCGGAAATTAGACAATAAAGAAGCGCCCGAGACTCAAACTCTATCTGGCTATAAAGCACTTCAATAGCAAAAAAAGCACACCCTATAGGAGAACGGAAAATGGCCGAAAGCCCCGCTGCCATCCCCATAAGCAATAGAAGGCGCCTCTCATGGGGCGGGCGGTTGGTAAGCTGGGCGTAAATAGCCCCGATCCCAGAACCAATTTGAGCGGTAGGGCCTTCGCGACCTGCCGAACCACCTGAGCCAAGGGTTATCGCAGAGGCAATCATCTTAACAAAGGGCACCTGTGGCCGCACCCGCCCTTCTTCAAAATGAAAGGCCCTGATGGCCGCATCAGTACCATGACCCTTGGCTTCAGGAGCAAAAAGATAAACTACAAGCCCTGCTAAAAGGCCTCCCAAGGTGGTGACAAAGGGAATCAACAAAAGACCATAAGGACCAATCCATTCTTCGGTGCTTCCACCCTCGGTAGGAAGGCCTGGAGGCTTGTATTGAGCCAGGTGGTGAAGAAAAATCTCCTGGCCAAGATTAACGAGATGTGCAAACACATAGGCGGCAATAGCGCCGACAAAGCCCATTAAAACGGTATCTAAAAGGAGCCATAAATGCCGCCTTTCCAAAGACTTCCACCTTTTCAATAGGATCTAAATCCTTATATAACGAAATCCACAGCAGTAGCAAGAAGTTTCAAGGCCGTAAGGGCCAACGTGGCGAACTCACTCACACCCTCCATAAAAAGCGACTTTTACGTCAGAGTGATCTTTCGGGATTTTTGGGTAAAAACGTTCCCTCGAAATAAAAAGCTTCGATTTCTACGTTTTATTGACCAAGGCCCGAAAATACCCGAAAGTTAGCCGAAACGGGAACAGGAGACTCCATGTGGCAGGGTGTCTCGTGGGGCTTTGTCTTAAGCGGCTTTTTTAAGCCGCTCGGCGAGAAGGTTTGGGAATGGAGATGCCTTTTTCTTTAGCAATCTCCAGCCAGTTTTTTATGGCAACCTGGATTTCTTTCAGAGCCTCTTCCGGAGTATCTCCCACAGCAGAACACCCCTTAAGATCAGGAGCTTCGGCCACATAGCAATTATCCTCTTCGCTAAAGAAGATGATTATAGGGTATCGGTGCATTTGCAAACCTCCTCGATGGCTTTTATTGCCTGACGCACCTGGTAGGGTTTAGCTTCTCCACCTCGGTCCTGGATATTCAGGATACCATTCCATTTGGGATGTGTAAAAATGTGGTGGCTCCCGGTTACCCTTTCAAGAGAGAAACCAAAAGCCTTGAGAAGGGACACAAGATCCCGAAACTTTACGTTTTTCGGATTGCGTTTAAGCCTTTCAAGCCTCTTCCATTTGGAAGACACTTAAGAGTCCCCCTGGTCTTCTGGCACTTCCCGGCCATACTTACGTAGGAGATCCCTCACTGTCTCTTCATATTTAACATGAAAAAACAAGCAGTTTAAAGGAAAGGCTGGAGCCGGCGAGGGGACTTGAACCCCTGACCTGCGGATTACGAATCCGCTGCTCTACCAGCTGAGCTACGCCGGCTAAGATTTAATGCGGACATTAAACACCCGATATCGTCAAGGATCCCTGAGAGCTTGATCAACTAAAAAATGCTCCCAGCAACAAAAATATTTAGCACCCCACAAAGGTTGTTTCAAGCTTAGTAATTCAGTTCCTGCATAAACTGCGGTATGGGAACTTTATAAATTTTCGTCTGACCTTCGCCTTTGAAAAAGTCCCCTGAAACTACAACAAAATATATTTCCTTACCATTAGAAAAAACAGCCTGCACTGCCCCTGGGAAAGTATGACGCCAG
The nucleotide sequence above comes from Thermodesulfatator atlanticus DSM 21156. Encoded proteins:
- a CDS encoding chloride channel protein, whose product is MERRHLWLLLDTVLMGFVGAIAAYVFAHLVNLGQEIFLHHLAQYKPPGLPTEGGSTEEWIGPYGLLLIPFVTTLGGLLAGLVVYLFAPEAKGHGTDAAIRAFHFEEGRVRPQVPFVKMIASAITLGSGGSAGREGPTAQIGSGIGAIYAQLTNRPPHERRLLLLMGMAAGLSAIFRSPIGCAFFAIEVLYSQIEFESRALLYCLISAVVAYAISGFFMGWEPLFVLPYDIAIKEAHEYVFFAVLGLFSGIMAAFLPVIFGTIHHSFEKMPLPPYLKPALGGLLLGIIALFLPQVLGIGYGWLQRAIDGEIPGDTMLLLSLAKALAFSLTVGSGGSGGDFAPSLFVGGMLGGFVASLFGQAPAAYVVVGMASVFGAAARAPIANSLIVVEITGGFQLLPAAALSVMLAYLIQTYLSRFLPYKSLYESQVPSPVHSPAHRGEFFTDVLAGIKVKDIFKPQKVWAVVPEDMTFRQFLDLFGRTEQHYFPVVDKEGNLVGIFSINDIRPFIFNEDIKDILLIKDIARRDVITTSPSEDINTVMRKFTIRNIDQLPVVADDDPKRFLGMISRREVIDFYNRRLNELKRQTETGP
- a CDS encoding type II toxin-antitoxin system HicB family antitoxin, with amino-acid sequence MHRYPIIIFFSEEDNCYVAEAPDLKGCSAVGDTPEEALKEIQVAIKNWLEIAKEKGISIPKPSRRAA
- a CDS encoding type II toxin-antitoxin system HicA family toxin; amino-acid sequence: MSSKWKRLERLKRNPKNVKFRDLVSLLKAFGFSLERVTGSHHIFTHPKWNGILNIQDRGGEAKPYQVRQAIKAIEEVCKCTDTL